One Acidobacteriota bacterium DNA window includes the following coding sequences:
- the ruvC gene encoding crossover junction endodeoxyribonuclease RuvC → MAGVRIFGVDPGSAHTGYGCIETDASRHRIVTCGALSPPAKASFPEKLQSIHDELAKVLRECEPDAVAIEDLFYSRNVRSALKLGHVRGVVMLAAAEAGLPVTEYAPAAVKRAVVGYGGAEKQQVQQMVALLLGLTEPPDTFDAADALGVAICHAHTIRP, encoded by the coding sequence ATCGCTGGCGTGAGGATCTTCGGGGTCGATCCCGGCTCCGCGCACACCGGCTATGGCTGCATAGAGACCGACGCCAGCCGCCACCGGATCGTCACCTGCGGCGCCCTCAGCCCCCCGGCAAAGGCCTCGTTTCCCGAGAAGCTCCAGTCCATCCACGACGAACTGGCGAAAGTGCTGCGCGAGTGCGAGCCCGACGCCGTCGCGATAGAGGACTTGTTCTACTCCCGCAACGTCCGCAGCGCGCTGAAGCTGGGCCATGTCCGGGGTGTCGTCATGCTGGCCGCGGCCGAGGCGGGCTTGCCGGTGACCGAGTACGCGCCGGCGGCGGTGAAGCGGGCGGTGGTGGGGTACGGCGGCGCCGAGAAGCAGCAGGTGCAGCAGATGGTGGCGTTGCTGCTCGGGTTGACCGAGCCGCCGGACACATTCGACGCGGCGGATGCGCTCGGCGTCGCGATCTGCCACGCTCACACGATCCGTCCATGA
- a CDS encoding YebC/PmpR family DNA-binding transcriptional regulator, with protein MSGHSKWASIKHKKGVADARRGKLFTRIIKELTVAARDGGGDPASNPRLRTVIQEAKAANMPQDNIKRAIRRGTGEEPGVSYEEVTYEAYGPGGAALLIVCLTDNTNRAVGEVRHVLSKHNGNLGTTNSVAWMFEKQGHIVVEREGADEEALMTAAIDAGADDFREDGANWEIVSSPEAFETVRTAVDAAGGSPVSAQVAMLPQNFVKLEGKTAQQMLKLMDALEELDDVQHVWSNFDIEEKEIEASLA; from the coding sequence ATGTCAGGGCATTCCAAGTGGGCGTCGATCAAGCACAAGAAGGGTGTCGCGGACGCGCGCCGCGGCAAGCTGTTCACCCGCATCATCAAGGAGCTGACGGTTGCCGCGCGCGACGGCGGCGGCGACCCCGCGTCCAACCCCCGCCTCCGCACCGTGATTCAGGAAGCGAAGGCGGCGAACATGCCGCAGGACAACATCAAGCGCGCAATCCGTCGCGGCACCGGCGAGGAACCGGGCGTGTCGTACGAGGAAGTGACGTACGAGGCGTACGGTCCGGGCGGGGCGGCGCTGCTTATTGTCTGCCTCACGGACAACACCAATCGGGCGGTTGGCGAAGTTCGTCACGTGTTGTCGAAGCACAACGGCAATCTCGGCACCACCAACTCCGTCGCCTGGATGTTTGAGAAGCAGGGACACATCGTCGTGGAGCGGGAGGGCGCGGACGAGGAGGCCCTGATGACGGCGGCTATCGACGCCGGCGCCGACGACTTCCGCGAGGATGGCGCCAACTGGGAGATCGTCAGCAGCCCGGAGGCGTTCGAGACCGTCCGCACCGCGGTCGATGCGGCGGGCGGTTCGCCCGTTTCGGCGCAGGTCGCCATGCTGCCGCAGAACTTCGTCAAGCTGGAAGGGAAGACCGCCCAGCAGATGCTCAAGCTGATGGACGCACTGGAGGAACTGGACGACGTGCAGCACGTCTGGTCTAACTTCGACATCGAGGAAAAGGAAATCGAGGCATCGCTGGCGTGA
- a CDS encoding class I SAM-dependent methyltransferase: protein MERCATPSEGWHGWDAYAPFYDWENRRTQGRRDVRFWVDLARRADGPVLELGCGTGRLSLPVARAAAGFVGVDRSMPMLRELRAKLHRARLSGRASIVRGDIRTLPFRRPWRCALVMAPYGMLQSLLTDDDLDAALAAAARVLPPGGALGIDLAAGLARWREYEKETVLQGWMAGGRRVTLIESVRQVRSDGLTVFDQEFVESLATRRQVHRFSIAFRTVTVPQMADHLERAGFTVDAVLGDYQGAEWSPDAAVWVIIARRRRPVRG from the coding sequence ATGGAACGATGCGCCACCCCGAGTGAAGGCTGGCACGGCTGGGATGCCTACGCCCCTTTCTACGACTGGGAGAATCGCCGGACGCAGGGGCGGCGCGACGTCCGGTTCTGGGTGGACCTCGCGCGCCGCGCGGATGGCCCGGTGCTGGAACTGGGTTGTGGAACCGGGCGACTGTCGCTGCCCGTGGCGCGCGCCGCGGCCGGTTTCGTCGGCGTCGACCGGTCGATGCCGATGTTGCGCGAGCTCCGGGCCAAGCTCCACCGCGCCCGCCTGAGCGGCCGGGCGTCGATCGTGCGGGGAGACATTCGGACCCTCCCGTTCCGGCGCCCCTGGCGTTGCGCGCTGGTGATGGCCCCCTACGGCATGTTGCAGTCGTTGTTGACCGATGACGACCTCGACGCGGCACTCGCCGCCGCGGCGCGGGTTCTGCCGCCGGGCGGCGCGCTGGGGATCGACCTGGCGGCAGGTCTGGCGCGCTGGCGGGAGTACGAAAAGGAAACCGTCCTGCAAGGTTGGATGGCGGGCGGGCGCCGCGTGACGCTGATCGAATCGGTCCGCCAGGTGCGTAGCGACGGTCTCACCGTCTTCGACCAGGAATTCGTCGAGTCGCTCGCCACCCGCCGGCAGGTCCACCGCTTCTCTATCGCGTTCCGGACGGTGACCGTGCCACAGATGGCGGATCATCTCGAACGCGCGGGCTTCACGGTCGACGCCGTGCTCGGCGATTACCAGGGCGCGGAGTGGTCGCCCGATGCCGCCGTTTGGGTGATCATCGCGCGGCGGCGCCGGCCCGTCCGGGGCTGA
- a CDS encoding pyrroloquinoline quinone-dependent dehydrogenase: MKTLAIRSTAILAIAIIATAGATGAQAQTTAGSAGGPWQTYDTSNGEWMSYAGDVKGTKYSPLDQIDASNFSDLEIVWEWTSVDNFVSRTTPNGGEWWAPLDTIVEALVEETPNLYRTSQPPNPSRLQVTPLMVDGVLYFNTPLSQGVAVDASKGETLWVFNPKGYEEGTPSMSGPWTQRGVAYWTDGEGDERIFWGTGNGYVVCVEARIGRPCADFGPNGSGMVDAMVGIPRVDREARDYLNALLYSINSPPIVVRDKVIHGSQIADRRITKEAPPGWVRAWDVRTGEHAWDFHTVPNSADEYGVDTWLNESWRYSGNANVWSMLAGDNELGHVYLPTGTTTNDYYGADRPGDNLFSESIIAVDVETGQRVWHFQAVHHGLWDYDFPTHPNLVDVVVDGRPIKALVQVSKQAFVYAFDRETGDPIWPIEERPVPQETNMPGEVPAPTQPFPTKPAPFDYQGVTIDDLVDFTPEIRAIAEEVVSNFIIGPLFTPPSRPIEGGTQGTLMRPPDFGAAGWAGAAVDPETGWLYVPSRNIAVAIPLYTPDPALGATMRYTHGAPEQQRLAQIRQGQNYEARMPQGLPLLKPPYSRITAIDMNTGEHVWMVPLGNGDRIRNHPRLRHLNLPPLGDGTIAGPVLTKTLLISSVPTAGSQGGPALVAWDKQTGEIRGAVDLPAGPVGTPMTYLLDGRQYIAVAIGGGPRIVAYALPE; encoded by the coding sequence ATGAAGACGCTGGCCATCCGCTCGACCGCCATCCTCGCCATAGCCATCATCGCCACTGCCGGGGCGACCGGCGCGCAGGCGCAGACGACCGCGGGAAGCGCCGGCGGTCCGTGGCAGACCTACGACACCTCGAACGGCGAGTGGATGAGCTACGCCGGAGACGTCAAGGGGACGAAGTACTCGCCGCTCGACCAGATCGACGCGAGCAACTTCAGTGACCTCGAGATCGTCTGGGAGTGGACGTCGGTCGACAATTTCGTCAGCCGGACGACGCCCAACGGCGGCGAGTGGTGGGCGCCGCTGGACACCATCGTGGAGGCGCTGGTCGAAGAAACGCCGAACCTCTACCGGACCAGCCAGCCGCCCAACCCGTCGCGGCTGCAGGTGACTCCGCTGATGGTGGACGGCGTGCTCTATTTCAATACCCCGCTCTCGCAGGGCGTCGCCGTCGACGCGTCGAAGGGAGAGACGCTCTGGGTCTTCAATCCGAAGGGCTACGAGGAGGGGACGCCGTCGATGAGCGGTCCCTGGACGCAGCGCGGCGTCGCCTACTGGACCGACGGCGAGGGTGACGAGCGCATCTTCTGGGGCACTGGCAATGGCTACGTCGTCTGCGTCGAAGCAAGGATCGGCCGGCCGTGCGCCGATTTCGGACCGAACGGCAGCGGCATGGTCGACGCCATGGTCGGCATCCCGCGGGTCGACCGCGAAGCGCGCGACTACCTGAACGCGCTCCTCTACTCGATTAACTCGCCGCCGATCGTCGTGCGCGACAAGGTGATCCATGGCTCCCAGATCGCCGACCGGCGCATCACGAAGGAGGCGCCACCCGGGTGGGTGCGCGCCTGGGACGTCCGGACCGGCGAGCACGCCTGGGACTTCCACACCGTCCCCAACAGCGCCGACGAGTACGGCGTCGACACCTGGCTGAACGAGTCGTGGCGCTACTCCGGTAACGCCAACGTCTGGTCGATGCTGGCCGGCGACAACGAACTCGGCCACGTCTATCTCCCGACCGGAACGACGACGAACGACTACTACGGCGCCGACCGGCCGGGCGACAACCTCTTCTCGGAGTCGATCATCGCGGTCGACGTCGAGACGGGCCAGCGGGTCTGGCACTTCCAGGCGGTCCATCACGGGCTGTGGGACTACGACTTCCCGACGCACCCGAACCTCGTGGACGTCGTCGTCGACGGCCGGCCGATCAAGGCGCTCGTGCAGGTGAGCAAACAGGCGTTCGTCTACGCGTTCGATCGGGAGACGGGCGACCCAATCTGGCCGATCGAGGAACGCCCGGTGCCTCAGGAGACGAACATGCCCGGCGAGGTCCCCGCGCCGACGCAGCCGTTCCCGACGAAGCCGGCGCCGTTCGACTATCAGGGAGTAACGATCGACGACCTGGTCGATTTCACCCCCGAGATCCGCGCGATAGCGGAAGAAGTCGTGAGCAACTTCATCATCGGCCCCCTCTTCACGCCGCCAAGCCGTCCCATCGAGGGAGGCACGCAGGGAACCCTGATGCGCCCGCCCGACTTCGGCGCGGCCGGTTGGGCCGGGGCGGCGGTCGATCCGGAGACCGGATGGCTCTACGTCCCGTCGCGGAACATCGCGGTCGCCATACCGCTCTACACACCCGATCCCGCGCTCGGCGCAACCATGCGCTACACGCATGGCGCGCCGGAGCAGCAGCGTCTGGCGCAGATCCGGCAGGGCCAGAACTACGAGGCGCGGATGCCCCAGGGGCTGCCGCTCCTGAAGCCGCCCTACTCGCGCATTACGGCAATCGACATGAACACCGGCGAGCACGTCTGGATGGTGCCGCTCGGCAACGGCGATCGGATCCGGAACCATCCGCGGCTGCGCCACCTCAACCTGCCGCCCCTCGGGGACGGCACGATCGCGGGGCCGGTGCTGACGAAGACGCTGCTCATCAGCTCGGTGCCTACCGCGGGGAGCCAGGGCGGACCGGCGCTCGTCGCCTGGGACAAGCAGACGGGCGAGATCCGGGGCGCGGTAGACCTGCCGGCGGGTCCGGTCGGCACGCCGATGACCTACCTGCTGGATGGCCGCCAGTACATCGCCGTCGCCATCGGCGGCGGGCCGCGCATCGTCGCCTACGCCCTGCCGGAATAG
- a CDS encoding DegT/DnrJ/EryC1/StrS family aminotransferase gives MRVPFLDLAAQLETTRPRVERAIRDVVHSGHYIGGPAVEGFEHAMAERLGVGHAVGVSSGTDALLVTLMALGVGPGDVVLTTPYSFFATVGAILRVGARPAFVDIDPRTYTLDPLELDAWFEREAERREQVRVILPVHLFGQCADMTPVLRTAEAHDARVVEDAAQALGARYPWGADGRTPADADTAGDSATAAAASCYSFYPTKNLGAMGDAGLVATDSPTLAAALRRLRNHGADAGYRHLTVGGNFRLDALQAAILSAKLPYLDAWLEQRRARAAYYDEHLSAVEGVDLPAAVWGRDHHAYHQYVVRVPARRDELRAYLADQQIETMVYYPVPLHLQPCMAALGHGEGDFPVSEAAAARTLALPIYPELTVAMQDRVVEAIAAFYSGRA, from the coding sequence ATGCGCGTCCCGTTTCTCGATCTGGCCGCGCAGCTCGAGACGACGCGGCCTCGGGTCGAACGCGCGATCCGTGACGTCGTCCATTCCGGTCATTACATCGGCGGCCCGGCGGTAGAAGGCTTCGAGCACGCCATGGCCGAGCGTCTCGGCGTCGGGCACGCGGTCGGCGTGTCGTCCGGCACCGATGCGCTGCTGGTCACGCTGATGGCGCTTGGCGTCGGGCCGGGCGACGTGGTGCTGACCACGCCCTACTCGTTCTTTGCGACCGTCGGCGCCATCCTGCGGGTCGGGGCGCGGCCCGCCTTCGTCGACATCGATCCGAGGACGTACACCCTCGATCCGCTGGAGCTGGACGCGTGGTTTGAGCGCGAGGCCGAACGGCGCGAACAGGTGCGGGTGATTCTGCCGGTTCACCTGTTCGGCCAGTGCGCCGACATGACGCCTGTCCTGCGCACCGCCGAGGCGCACGACGCGAGGGTCGTGGAGGATGCCGCGCAGGCGCTGGGCGCACGGTATCCATGGGGGGCGGACGGCCGAACGCCGGCGGACGCGGACACGGCCGGCGACTCGGCCACCGCCGCCGCCGCGAGCTGCTATTCGTTCTATCCCACGAAGAACCTGGGCGCCATGGGGGACGCCGGTCTCGTCGCGACCGACAGCCCGACGCTGGCGGCGGCGCTACGCCGCCTTCGCAATCATGGCGCGGACGCCGGCTACCGGCATCTGACGGTGGGAGGGAACTTCCGTCTCGACGCACTGCAGGCGGCAATCCTCTCGGCCAAGCTCCCGTATCTCGACGCCTGGCTCGAACAGCGTCGCGCCCGCGCCGCGTACTACGACGAACATCTGTCGGCGGTGGAGGGCGTCGACCTCCCGGCGGCGGTGTGGGGACGAGACCACCATGCGTACCACCAGTACGTGGTTCGGGTGCCGGCGCGGCGCGACGAGCTCCGCGCGTACCTGGCCGATCAGCAGATTGAGACGATGGTCTACTACCCGGTTCCGCTTCACCTCCAGCCCTGCATGGCGGCTCTGGGCCATGGGGAGGGCGACTTCCCGGTGAGCGAGGCTGCGGCTGCGCGGACGCTCGCGCTGCCGATCTATCCGGAGCTGACGGTCGCGATGCAGGATCGCGTCGTCGAGGCGATCGCGGCGTTCTATTCCGGCAGGGCGTAG
- a CDS encoding GNAT family N-acetyltransferase, producing the protein MSSAIDYRPMRPDEAPAVSAMIVAAFDEFIAPDYGREGIAEFHRFAASDALVARMTKNHFVRVAVAGGSPVGMIEIRDNNHVALLFVDKAYQHHGVATSLLDMALADARDAKPDLARVTVNSSRFGVRAYEKLGFRQTGAERTVNGIVFIPMAKQLNG; encoded by the coding sequence GTGAGTTCCGCGATCGATTACCGCCCGATGCGGCCGGACGAGGCGCCGGCCGTCTCGGCGATGATCGTCGCGGCTTTCGACGAGTTCATCGCACCCGACTACGGGCGGGAGGGGATTGCCGAGTTCCACCGGTTTGCGGCGTCCGACGCCCTCGTGGCGCGGATGACGAAGAACCACTTCGTTCGCGTCGCGGTAGCCGGGGGCTCACCGGTCGGCATGATAGAAATCCGGGACAACAACCACGTTGCCCTGCTCTTCGTGGACAAGGCGTACCAGCACCATGGCGTCGCCACCAGCCTGCTGGACATGGCCCTGGCCGACGCGCGTGACGCGAAGCCCGATCTGGCCCGGGTGACGGTCAACTCCTCCCGGTTCGGCGTGCGGGCCTACGAGAAGCTGGGCTTCCGCCAGACGGGTGCGGAGCGGACGGTCAACGGGATCGTCTTCATCCCGATGGCGAAACAGTTGAACGGCTGA
- a CDS encoding c-type cytochrome yields the protein MRRRNDPIAQTFVFTAVLATAAGMTLAAHNLPAEPQESSEAQALVNPIEATQESRAAGRQLYVFMCRECHGNSGRGDGDMSHAGGVPSDFTDDVWKHGETDGEIFTVIKEGVTADMQGYANRMNDEQIWHVVNYLRSLGP from the coding sequence ATGCGCCGCAGGAATGACCCGATAGCCCAGACGTTCGTTTTCACCGCCGTTCTGGCCACCGCGGCCGGCATGACGCTGGCCGCCCATAACCTGCCCGCCGAGCCGCAGGAATCATCGGAGGCGCAGGCGCTGGTCAACCCGATCGAAGCGACACAGGAGTCGCGCGCGGCGGGGCGGCAGCTCTACGTGTTCATGTGCCGCGAGTGCCACGGCAACAGCGGGCGGGGTGACGGCGACATGTCCCATGCGGGCGGCGTGCCGTCGGATTTCACCGACGACGTCTGGAAGCATGGCGAGACCGACGGCGAGATCTTCACCGTGATCAAGGAGGGGGTCACGGCCGACATGCAGGGCTACGCCAACCGCATGAACGACGAGCAAATCTGGCATGTCGTGAACTACCTCCGGAGTCTTGGTCCGTGA